A window from Nomascus leucogenys isolate Asia chromosome 24, Asia_NLE_v1, whole genome shotgun sequence encodes these proteins:
- the GPR3 gene encoding G-protein coupled receptor 3, which produces MMWGAGSPLAWLSAGSGNVNVSVGPAEGPTGPAAPLPSPKAWDVVLCISGTLVSCENALVVAIIVGTPAFRAPMFLLVGSLAVADLLAGLGLVLYFAAVFCIGSAEMSLVLVGVLATAFTASIGSLLAITVDRYLSLYNALTYYSETTVTRTYVMLALVWGGALGLGLLPVLAWNCLDGLTTCGVVYPLSKNHLVVLAIAFFMVFGIMLQLYAQICRIVCRHAQQIALQRHLLPASHYVATRKGIATLAVVLGAFAACWLPFTVYCLLGDAHSPPLYTYLTLLPATYNSMINPIIYAFRNQDVQKVLWAVCCCCSSSKIPFRSRSPSDV; this is translated from the coding sequence ATGATGTGGGGTGCAGGCAGCCCTCTGGCCTGGCTCTCAGCTGGCTCAGGCAACGTGAATGTAAGCGTGGGCCCAGCAGAGGGGCCCACAGGTCCAGCCGCACCACTGCCCTCGCCTAAGGCCTGGGACGTGGTGCTCTGCATCTCAGGCACCCTGGTGTCCTGCGAGAATGCGCTAGTGGTGGCCATCATCGTGGGCACTCCCGCCTTCCGTGCCCCCATGTTCCTGCTGGTGGGCAGCCTGGCCGTGGCAGACCTGCTGGCAGGCCTGGGCCTGGTCCTGTACTTTGCTGCTGTCTTCTGCATCGGCTCAGCGGAGATGAGCCTGGTGCTGGTTGGCGTGCTGGCAACGGCCTTTACCGCCAGCATCGGCAGTCTACTGGCTATCACTGTCGACCGCTACCTTTCTCTGTACAATGCCCTCACCTACTATTCAGAGACAACAGTGACACGGACCTATGTGATGCTGGCCTTGGTGTGGGGAGGtgccctgggcctggggctgctgcctgTGCTGGCCTGGAACTGCCTGGATGGCCTGACCACATGTGGCGTGGTTTATCCACTCTCCAAGAACCATCTGGTAGTCCTGGCCATCGCCTTCTTCATGGTGTTTGGCATCATGCTGCAGCTCTACGCCCAAATCTGCCGCATCgtctgccgccatgcccagcagATTGCCCTTCAGCGGCACCTGCTGCCTGCCTCCCACTACGTGGCCACCCGCAAGGGCATTGCCACACTGGCCGTGGTGCTTGGAGCCTTTGCCGCCTGCTGGTTGCCCTTCACTGTCTACTGCCTGCTGGGTGATGCCCACTCTCCACCTCTCTACACCTATCTTACCTTGCTCCCTGCCACCTACAACTCCATGATCAACCCTATCATCTACGCCTTCCGCAACCAGGATGTGCAGAAAGTGCTGTGGGCTGTCTGCTGCTGCTGTTCCTCTTCCAAGATCCCCTTCCGATCCCGCTCCCCCAGTGATGTCTAG
- the CD164L2 gene encoding CD164 sialomucin-like 2 protein has product MEAPGPRALRTALCGGCCCLLLCAQLAVAGKGARGFGRGALIRLNIWPAVQGACKQLEVCEHCVEGDRARNLSGCLWEQCRPEEPGHCVAQAEVVKEGCSIYNLSEACPAAHHHPTYEPKTVTTGSPPVPEAHSPGFDGASFVGGVVLVLSLQAVAFFVLRFLKAKDSTYQTL; this is encoded by the exons ATGGAGGCGCCTGGACCCCGCGCCTTGCGGACTGCTCTCTGTGGCGGCTGTTGCTGCCTCCTCTTGTGTGCCCAGCTGGCTGTGGCTG GTAAAGGAGCTCGAGGCTTTGGGCGGGGAGCCCTGATCCGCCTGAATATCTGGCCGGCGGTCCAAGGGGCCTGCAAACAGCTGGAGGTCTGTGAGCACTGCGTGGAGGGAGATAGAGCGCGCAATCTCTCCGGCTGCTTGTGGGAGCAGTGCCGGCCAGAGGAGCCAG GACACTGTGTGGCCCAAGCTGAGGTGGTCAAGGAAGGTTGCTCCATCTACAACCTCTCAGAGGCATGTCCAG CTGCTCACCACCACCCCACCTATGAACCGAAGACAGTCACAACAG GGAGCCCCCCAGTCCCTGAGGCCCACAGCCCTGGATTTGACGGGGCCAGCTTTGTCGGAGGTGTCGTGCTGGTGTTGAGCCTACAGGCGGTGGCCTTCTTTGTGCTGCGCTTCCTCAAGGCCAAGGACAGCACCTACCAGACGCTGTGA